A single genomic interval of Terriglobus albidus harbors:
- a CDS encoding lmo0937 family membrane protein, translating to MLWTITVILLVAWLVGLVSSYTLGGWIHILLILAVISLIFNLLAGRRSAL from the coding sequence ATGCTCTGGACAATTACCGTCATTCTTCTCGTTGCGTGGCTCGTCGGTCTGGTTTCCAGCTATACGCTGGGCGGTTGGATTCACATACTGCTGATCCTCGCGGTTATCTCGCTGATCTTCAACCTGCTTGCCGGCCGACGCTCAGCGCTTTGA
- a CDS encoding TIGR03435 family protein, with amino-acid sequence MSNIRSFFVAFLAAAGTLLPAQTPTQTQPKPPAFDVASVKQNKSIGDGRSHIWSSSENGNFKTQNVSMKGLLEFAYGMPQTQIVGALDSVSGMTFDIDAKLDEEAETRFEAQTTFLRRTQKPEMLQTLLSERFHLMCHRENREMMSYALIPAKDGSKLKPAQKDGLRFDVGYGKLRAEGATLEQLAGVIAQRLNEPVVDASGITGRYDMEINFTPPEGPMKLNGQPIPDPPPSIFTAIQEQLGLKLEKRRGPVEVLVIDHVEMPTEN; translated from the coding sequence ATGAGCAACATCCGGAGCTTCTTCGTTGCATTTCTGGCGGCGGCAGGCACCCTACTCCCGGCTCAGACGCCCACGCAAACCCAGCCCAAACCGCCTGCCTTTGACGTCGCCTCGGTGAAGCAGAACAAGAGCATTGGCGACGGTAGATCCCATATATGGAGCTCCTCCGAGAATGGCAACTTCAAGACCCAGAATGTCTCCATGAAGGGCCTGCTGGAATTTGCCTACGGAATGCCGCAAACGCAGATCGTAGGCGCACTAGACAGCGTGAGCGGCATGACTTTCGATATCGACGCCAAGCTGGACGAAGAGGCGGAAACACGGTTCGAAGCCCAAACAACCTTCCTTCGACGGACACAGAAACCCGAGATGCTGCAGACCCTGCTCTCTGAGCGTTTTCATCTCATGTGTCATCGCGAGAACCGGGAGATGATGAGTTACGCGCTCATACCGGCCAAAGACGGCTCAAAGCTCAAGCCCGCACAGAAAGACGGCCTGCGATTTGACGTTGGATACGGCAAGCTCCGGGCCGAGGGCGCGACGCTGGAACAGCTTGCAGGGGTAATTGCCCAGCGGCTCAATGAACCGGTCGTCGACGCCAGCGGTATCACCGGAAGATATGACATGGAAATCAACTTCACGCCTCCGGAGGGCCCAATGAAGCTGAACGGGCAACCGATTCCCGATCCCCCTCCCTCGATCTTCACCGCCATTCAGGAACAGCTCGGCCTGAAGCTCGAAAAGCGTAGGGGCCCGGTGGAGGTCCTCGTCATCGATCACGTGGAGATGCCGACGGAGAACTAA
- a CDS encoding BON domain-containing protein — translation MRFTNVVSALGLALAVAMGIAGITAHAQGKKESASGANDTQILQDLKEKLSSKRFGGVKPDVNRGVVTLSGTVDLYSAKADADNRAHHVKNVLAVRNMIDVASSSELTDVQLRDKLAEKLSYDRVGYGTTAFNSFTIGVQDGVVTLGGVAYGPMDRDSAVSLVSNYPGVKDVVDNIEVAPLSPNDDRIRMAVARAVYGFPSLNKYSIDPAKPIRIVVVNGNVTLAGVVDTQADKDTAGIRANGVAGVFKVTNDLQVAGAASQEQR, via the coding sequence ATGCGGTTTACGAACGTTGTCAGCGCCCTTGGATTAGCGCTGGCGGTAGCGATGGGCATTGCCGGAATCACCGCGCATGCGCAGGGCAAGAAAGAGTCTGCCAGCGGCGCCAACGATACCCAGATTCTTCAGGATCTAAAGGAAAAGCTCAGCAGCAAACGGTTCGGCGGAGTGAAGCCCGACGTGAACCGTGGTGTGGTCACCCTGAGCGGTACGGTGGACCTCTACAGCGCCAAGGCCGATGCGGACAACCGTGCTCATCATGTGAAAAATGTGCTGGCTGTGCGCAACATGATTGATGTTGCCAGCAGCAGCGAGCTGACTGATGTGCAGTTGCGCGACAAGCTGGCAGAGAAGCTCTCATACGATCGAGTCGGCTATGGCACCACCGCATTTAATTCCTTCACCATCGGTGTGCAGGATGGCGTAGTGACTCTCGGCGGAGTCGCGTATGGCCCGATGGACCGCGATTCTGCGGTGAGCCTGGTATCGAACTATCCGGGCGTGAAAGATGTCGTGGACAACATCGAGGTCGCGCCCCTTTCGCCGAACGACGATCGTATCCGAATGGCTGTGGCGCGAGCGGTGTACGGCTTCCCATCGCTGAATAAGTACTCCATTGACCCGGCTAAACCGATCCGCATTGTCGTGGTGAACGGCAATGTAACGTTGGCGGGTGTCGTGGATACACAGGCGGACAAGGATACGGCGGGGATCCGCGCCAATGGGGTGGCTGGGGTCTTCAAGGTGACCAACGACCTGCAGGTCGCGGGTGCGGCGAGTCAGGAACAACGATAG
- a CDS encoding SurA N-terminal domain-containing protein, which yields MITRLHRTIAVLALAASMNAMAQQTPAPATPPKQGELLDRVVAIVNKQLILESDVNQEMRFAEIQPFRIARGGTPYEQAMNRLIDRTLVYQQALEQQLEPVTDEEVDAELEQLKKQLSECQIYKCSATENGWKEFLSQYGITEQEMREHWRQRMTVLHFIEQRFRSGASITDEQISEYYEKTLVPEVKARGGTPPPLEQISSRISEVLLQQQVSAMLQDWLKSLREQGSVRIFKDGEVAP from the coding sequence ATGATCACGCGTTTGCACAGGACGATTGCGGTACTGGCTCTGGCAGCTTCCATGAACGCCATGGCACAGCAGACTCCTGCGCCGGCAACACCGCCGAAGCAGGGAGAACTGCTGGACCGCGTCGTCGCCATCGTCAATAAGCAGCTCATCCTGGAGAGTGACGTCAATCAGGAGATGCGGTTTGCGGAGATTCAACCCTTCCGTATCGCTCGAGGTGGTACTCCCTACGAGCAGGCCATGAATCGCCTGATTGACCGTACGCTCGTCTATCAGCAGGCGCTGGAGCAGCAGCTTGAGCCGGTGACCGACGAAGAGGTCGACGCGGAGCTGGAGCAGTTAAAGAAGCAGCTCTCTGAGTGCCAGATCTATAAGTGCAGCGCGACGGAAAATGGCTGGAAGGAGTTTCTCTCGCAGTACGGCATCACCGAGCAGGAGATGCGCGAGCATTGGCGTCAACGCATGACAGTGCTGCATTTCATTGAGCAAAGATTCCGCTCCGGGGCGAGCATTACCGATGAGCAGATTTCGGAGTACTACGAGAAGACCCTTGTGCCCGAGGTAAAGGCGCGAGGTGGAACACCGCCGCCGCTGGAGCAGATCTCCTCACGTATCAGCGAGGTCCTGTTGCAGCAGCAGGTCTCCGCTATGCTGCAAGATTGGTTAAAGAGCCTGCGGGAACAGGGCAGCGTGCGCATCTTCAAGGATGGGGAGGTCGCGCCATGA
- a CDS encoding UbiA-like polyprenyltransferase produces MIKWEHSIFALPFALTASVLAAGGIPPLAKLGWIVVCMVAARSAAMAFNRLVDAEIDSKNPRTAMRAIPAGLLSAKFVAGFVIVSCALFLLGAAMLNRLTLLLSPIALGVVLSYSYMKRVTRWSHLVLGLALGIAPSAAWIAVRGSLDPRIIVLTGAVLLWVGGFDVLYACQDFDHDRRVGLHSVPSAFGVEGAFWIARIMHVGMLGLLVWLGTLFSFGPVAWVGIGVVALLLGYEHAIISPTDMRRMNAAFFTLNGIIAVLFMSFVVADVLRR; encoded by the coding sequence ATGATCAAGTGGGAACACTCCATCTTTGCGCTGCCTTTTGCGCTGACGGCGTCTGTGCTGGCCGCAGGCGGCATTCCGCCGCTGGCGAAGCTCGGATGGATTGTCGTGTGCATGGTGGCGGCGCGCTCCGCGGCAATGGCGTTTAACCGCCTGGTGGATGCCGAGATCGACAGCAAGAACCCGCGCACGGCAATGCGCGCTATTCCTGCCGGTCTGTTGAGTGCGAAGTTTGTGGCCGGGTTCGTGATTGTGAGCTGCGCGTTGTTTCTGCTCGGCGCCGCAATGTTGAACCGCCTGACCCTCCTGCTCTCACCGATTGCGCTTGGCGTGGTGCTCTCGTACAGCTATATGAAGCGCGTCACCCGGTGGAGTCATCTCGTTCTGGGCCTCGCGTTAGGCATCGCGCCGTCGGCTGCCTGGATCGCAGTCCGCGGATCGTTAGACCCGCGGATCATTGTGTTGACGGGCGCTGTACTGCTATGGGTAGGCGGCTTTGATGTGCTGTATGCCTGCCAGGACTTCGACCACGACCGCCGTGTCGGGCTGCATTCGGTGCCCTCAGCGTTCGGTGTAGAGGGCGCCTTCTGGATCGCCCGCATCATGCACGTTGGCATGCTCGGTCTGCTGGTGTGGCTGGGAACACTGTTCTCGTTCGGTCCGGTAGCCTGGGTGGGTATCGGCGTAGTGGCCCTGCTGCTGGGTTATGAGCACGCGATTATCTCGCCGACGGATATGCGCCGCATGAACGCGGCCTTCTTTACCTTGAATGGCATTATCGCGGTGTTGTTTATGAGCTTTGTGGTTGCGGATGTGCTGCGGCGGTAG
- a CDS encoding lmo0937 family membrane protein yields MLLFLTIVLFALWLLGMVSTYTLGGWIHLLLFLAVAALLIRLIQGRNPL; encoded by the coding sequence ATGCTGCTCTTCTTGACGATTGTGTTGTTCGCTCTCTGGCTGCTCGGCATGGTCAGTACTTACACGCTCGGTGGATGGATCCATCTGCTGCTTTTTCTGGCCGTAGCCGCGCTGCTCATCCGTCTGATTCAGGGACGCAATCCGCTCTAG
- a CDS encoding CsbD family protein, whose protein sequence is MNKSNISGKIDQAVGKVKEGVGEAIGNERLANSGVADQLKGHAKEAWGNAKDTAKEVRQTARTEADVRREQAQTHATSMRDKITNAAENAKDKVNQKLDEIKDEQRERRDDIRRSA, encoded by the coding sequence ATGAACAAGAGCAACATAAGCGGAAAAATCGATCAGGCAGTGGGCAAGGTCAAGGAAGGTGTCGGGGAAGCCATCGGCAATGAGCGTCTTGCCAACTCCGGTGTCGCCGACCAGCTCAAGGGCCACGCCAAGGAAGCCTGGGGCAACGCCAAAGACACGGCCAAGGAGGTTCGCCAGACCGCGCGTACTGAGGCCGATGTCCGCCGCGAACAGGCACAGACCCACGCAACCAGCATGCGCGACAAGATCACCAACGCAGCCGAAAATGCCAAAGACAAAGTGAACCAGAAACTCGACGAGATCAAAGACGAACAGCGTGAGCGCCGCGACGACATTCGCCGCTCAGCTTGA
- a CDS encoding prephenate dehydratase: MEKVALRVAIQGERGSNSHAAAMKMLGEGVTIVPCALSVEVVERLAAGDGVDVAVLPIENTLHGSVAEHYDLLFNHDLRIEGELLLRILHNLMVMPGVTLSEVKRVLSHPVALSQCRRWLAAHRELDAVPFYDTAGSVKHMMAKGDRTTAAIASAPAAPEYGAEILEAGVEDNPENYTRFLLLKRKADAVNIPQANKLSLAFSVAHRPGTLVQALHGLAEAGVDLTKIESRPVPGKPWEYLFYVDFRFTGEQQAEQAVASLAKSCDLVREMGRYVAAS, translated from the coding sequence ATGGAAAAGGTTGCTTTGCGAGTTGCAATTCAGGGTGAGCGTGGATCGAACAGCCACGCTGCAGCAATGAAAATGTTGGGCGAAGGCGTAACTATCGTGCCTTGTGCTCTTTCCGTGGAGGTGGTGGAACGCCTGGCGGCGGGGGATGGTGTCGATGTGGCGGTGCTGCCGATCGAGAACACGCTGCACGGCTCTGTGGCGGAACACTACGACCTGCTCTTCAACCACGACCTTCGCATCGAAGGCGAGCTGCTGCTGCGCATCCTGCACAATCTGATGGTGATGCCCGGCGTCACGCTGAGTGAGGTGAAACGGGTGCTCTCGCATCCAGTGGCGTTGAGCCAGTGCCGTCGCTGGCTGGCAGCCCATCGTGAGCTCGACGCGGTTCCGTTTTACGACACTGCGGGCAGTGTGAAACACATGATGGCGAAAGGCGATCGCACCACCGCCGCCATCGCCAGCGCTCCTGCGGCGCCGGAGTATGGGGCAGAGATCCTCGAGGCAGGCGTCGAGGACAACCCCGAGAACTACACCCGCTTTCTTCTGCTGAAACGAAAGGCGGATGCAGTCAACATTCCGCAGGCGAACAAGCTTTCCCTGGCTTTTTCGGTGGCGCATCGTCCGGGAACACTGGTGCAGGCGCTGCACGGGCTGGCAGAGGCCGGTGTGGACCTGACGAAGATTGAGTCAAGGCCGGTGCCTGGGAAGCCCTGGGAGTACCTGTTTTATGTGGACTTCCGCTTTACCGGAGAACAGCAGGCGGAACAGGCAGTCGCCAGCCTGGCAAAGAGCTGCGACCTGGTGCGCGAGATGGGTCGGTACGTGGCGGCAAGTTAG
- a CDS encoding translocation/assembly module TamB domain-containing protein: MSELLPQNQQSEQNVPLLPGNPPRRKVMRIAAWIFAGTGALLLLLTALLTLYTHTQDFQQRAARQVVSILEEATGGRVEIRAIHFNLWHLAAEVDGLIIHGTEAQGEAPYISVDRILVRITIGNLLQRAAGGLMSKVHLSLLRVEHPQFHLIVNADGSTNQPVPKKKTTSSTPIQDTLLDLKAAKAEVVDGVVLMNDKPIPFEMAARQLGVNVRYLSSSDRYGISVALNDLTTKMQQMPEAKSHMTAEIELGRSMVALKSLHLATGESSKLDLTAQLEHFDNPVWEATAKGNLEIKQISVLSGFPGLNAGNVTLDMTAHSCAVAPQEAQKQPHFWQRRHPAQSPANVKALPPDPDCQKGYLVAGTVKARGAGYTDQFVRVHGVDLDTKLHVTPTELLLNAMLIDLSDGGHIAGDMRINNWLGQIPEDTAQKSPTVAAGQQTANTTAKALNSKPPAEGNRMLPKVVRSHAYVDVTLTRVSLRAIEEITQPRGFSDLGLDVAVTGPAKAEWGGDFAHIEDSVIVNANLKLSPTGRQIPGRQNVPVSGSVVAEYRGQGEIVNIQQLTAKTPYTTLEANGVLGVDKGDAATALRTTVVMGNLAELDSVLTAIGYDPQEKRGASALPIDLQGAATFHGTASGPMASLDIKGHLEATGLEAKVAPDSTLLVDSLVADAEYTPQGLAIASSTLKRGHSLLHAHGSVKAHHIQGRRGVSSYEWDKDSVVDADVQLADADVVEALQMAGQSNLPVTGTLNVNGHLAGTIGNLNGKGTVALRDGVAYDEPFQLVQTNLSVHGHTIDGENLLIRAHNVQVLSGDAGYDIDNKQVHAHVQARDLRLSGFENVKKRHLPVDGVLAATLDAKGTLDQPNLQANLRVTNVTLDGSPVGELTADAHSQGSTVYLKGQSTLLHAAMNVDARAQLTGNYDSEGKLEFSNLNIENVLKVLNNAKLKATSNLAGSVDFSGPLKTPEQLRGTAEIRNVDVTVAGLAFKTEAPMRASLENGTVRLQPVHITGSETDVRVEGTAQVLGVTDPKGGRLDVKASGTADLAVLHTVQPSILAGGGITFTVAASGTTQTPVLAGRVEMKNANLAYEDIPNGLSNINGTLVFNRDRLEVQSLTATTGGGQLRLGGFMTYRNGFYADLTATTNAARVRLYGVSTTANTSLHLIGNSNSMQLSGDVLITRFGLSEEFDFAQFAGSGGVSAPPDPDAMTNKVHLNIRVTSSPQLDFQNSYAKLAGKVDLRVVGTLAVPSVLGRVSITDGSASFAGVQYQLQRGDVYFNNPVRIDPVIDLDATARVSNYDITIGLHGTSTSLKPTYRSEPPLSEADIFALLALGRTQEQAQIYQEQQLRSGTDPTTSALLGSALNATVSNRVSKLFGGAGSVKIDPSYTGAVGNSSARITIEEQLSRQLTVVFATNVNSSARQLIQLQYQVNRNNAIVATRDENGVFSIVYKIRQRYK; encoded by the coding sequence ATGAGCGAGCTTCTTCCTCAGAATCAACAGTCCGAGCAGAACGTTCCCCTTCTCCCAGGCAATCCGCCGCGGCGTAAGGTCATGCGGATTGCGGCATGGATCTTTGCCGGAACCGGCGCATTGTTGCTATTGCTGACGGCTCTGCTGACCCTGTACACCCACACTCAGGACTTCCAACAACGCGCGGCGAGGCAGGTGGTGTCGATTCTGGAAGAGGCCACTGGTGGCCGTGTGGAGATTCGCGCGATTCACTTCAACCTGTGGCATCTGGCGGCCGAGGTGGATGGACTGATCATTCACGGCACTGAGGCACAAGGGGAGGCTCCGTACATATCCGTGGACCGCATTCTGGTGCGGATCACCATCGGCAATCTGCTGCAGCGCGCGGCAGGCGGCCTGATGTCGAAGGTCCATCTGAGCCTGTTGCGTGTCGAGCATCCTCAGTTTCACCTGATCGTCAACGCCGACGGCAGTACGAATCAGCCAGTCCCAAAGAAGAAGACCACAAGTTCGACCCCAATCCAGGACACGCTGCTGGACCTCAAGGCTGCCAAAGCCGAGGTCGTGGATGGAGTCGTTCTGATGAATGACAAGCCAATCCCATTCGAGATGGCTGCGCGTCAGCTTGGCGTAAATGTGCGTTATCTCTCGTCGTCGGATCGTTATGGCATTTCAGTCGCGCTCAACGATCTAACGACGAAGATGCAGCAGATGCCTGAGGCGAAGTCGCACATGACCGCCGAGATTGAGCTGGGCCGCTCGATGGTGGCACTGAAGAGTCTGCACCTGGCGACCGGCGAGAGCTCGAAGCTGGACCTAACGGCGCAGCTCGAACACTTCGACAATCCGGTATGGGAGGCAACGGCCAAAGGCAATCTGGAGATCAAGCAGATCTCGGTGTTGAGCGGTTTTCCAGGCCTGAATGCAGGGAACGTCACACTGGACATGACAGCTCATAGCTGTGCGGTTGCGCCCCAGGAGGCACAGAAGCAGCCGCATTTCTGGCAGAGACGTCACCCGGCTCAAAGCCCGGCGAACGTGAAGGCACTGCCGCCGGATCCGGATTGCCAGAAAGGCTATCTGGTGGCCGGGACCGTCAAGGCGCGTGGAGCAGGCTATACGGATCAGTTTGTCCGTGTGCACGGTGTCGACCTCGATACGAAACTGCACGTGACGCCGACCGAGCTGCTGCTGAATGCGATGTTGATCGATCTGTCGGATGGTGGCCATATCGCCGGCGATATGCGAATCAATAATTGGCTGGGGCAGATTCCCGAAGATACAGCTCAGAAATCGCCCACGGTTGCCGCTGGTCAGCAGACGGCGAATACGACGGCGAAGGCACTGAACTCGAAGCCGCCGGCAGAAGGGAACCGCATGCTGCCAAAGGTCGTGCGGTCGCATGCCTACGTCGATGTCACCTTGACGCGCGTCAGCCTGCGCGCCATTGAAGAGATTACACAGCCCCGCGGCTTCAGCGACCTTGGCCTGGATGTGGCGGTAACAGGACCGGCGAAAGCGGAATGGGGCGGAGACTTCGCTCATATCGAAGACTCTGTGATTGTGAACGCGAACCTGAAGCTGTCCCCGACTGGACGGCAGATTCCGGGAAGACAGAATGTTCCGGTCTCAGGCTCTGTCGTTGCTGAGTATCGCGGACAGGGAGAGATCGTAAACATCCAGCAGCTCACGGCAAAAACTCCCTATACGACGCTGGAGGCGAATGGCGTGCTGGGTGTCGATAAAGGAGACGCCGCCACGGCTCTGCGCACCACTGTCGTGATGGGGAACCTCGCCGAGTTGGATTCGGTGCTGACGGCCATCGGTTATGACCCACAGGAGAAGCGTGGCGCCAGCGCGCTGCCCATCGACTTACAGGGAGCCGCGACCTTCCACGGCACGGCTTCGGGTCCGATGGCCTCGCTGGATATCAAAGGGCATCTGGAAGCGACCGGATTAGAGGCGAAGGTAGCTCCGGACTCAACGCTGCTTGTCGATTCCCTCGTCGCGGATGCGGAATACACACCACAGGGGCTGGCGATTGCGAGCTCGACGCTGAAACGCGGACACTCGTTGCTGCATGCTCATGGCTCTGTGAAGGCACACCATATCCAGGGGCGTCGAGGTGTTTCGTCCTACGAGTGGGACAAAGATTCGGTTGTGGATGCCGATGTGCAATTGGCCGATGCGGATGTCGTGGAAGCATTGCAGATGGCCGGACAGTCCAATCTGCCGGTAACCGGGACCTTGAACGTGAACGGCCATCTGGCCGGCACCATTGGAAACCTGAACGGCAAAGGTACGGTAGCGTTGCGCGATGGTGTGGCCTACGATGAGCCGTTCCAGTTGGTGCAGACGAACCTGAGCGTCCACGGACACACGATCGATGGCGAAAACCTGTTGATCCGAGCTCACAACGTACAGGTGCTGAGCGGAGACGCCGGCTATGACATCGATAACAAACAGGTGCATGCGCATGTGCAGGCGCGCGACCTGCGGCTCTCCGGCTTTGAGAACGTGAAGAAGCGGCACCTTCCGGTCGATGGGGTTTTGGCTGCGACCCTGGATGCGAAGGGAACACTGGATCAACCGAACCTCCAGGCGAACCTGCGCGTGACCAACGTTACGTTAGACGGTTCGCCGGTGGGTGAGTTGACGGCAGATGCACATAGCCAGGGTTCAACGGTCTATCTGAAGGGGCAATCGACGCTGCTGCATGCCGCGATGAATGTGGACGCTCGGGCGCAGCTCACGGGGAACTACGACTCAGAGGGCAAGCTGGAGTTCAGCAATCTCAACATCGAGAACGTCCTGAAGGTGCTGAATAATGCGAAACTCAAGGCCACCTCGAATCTTGCCGGCTCAGTAGACTTCTCCGGCCCTCTGAAGACGCCGGAGCAGTTGCGCGGTACCGCGGAGATCCGCAATGTCGATGTGACGGTAGCGGGACTGGCATTCAAGACCGAAGCTCCGATGCGGGCATCTCTGGAGAATGGAACGGTACGACTGCAGCCCGTTCACATTACGGGATCGGAGACAGACGTGCGCGTCGAAGGGACGGCGCAGGTACTGGGCGTGACAGACCCGAAGGGCGGCCGTCTCGATGTGAAGGCAAGCGGGACGGCGGATCTGGCCGTGCTGCACACCGTACAGCCGAGTATTCTTGCGGGCGGCGGAATCACGTTTACCGTTGCTGCTTCGGGAACCACGCAGACTCCCGTACTGGCCGGCCGGGTCGAGATGAAGAACGCCAACCTGGCGTACGAAGATATCCCAAATGGCCTGAGTAATATCAACGGCACCCTGGTTTTCAACCGGGATCGGCTGGAAGTGCAGTCGCTGACGGCGACCACAGGTGGTGGACAGTTGCGGCTGGGTGGATTCATGACCTACCGGAACGGCTTCTACGCTGACCTGACCGCGACGACGAATGCAGCACGCGTTCGTCTCTACGGCGTCAGCACGACGGCGAATACCAGCCTGCATCTGATCGGCAACAGCAACTCGATGCAGTTGAGCGGTGATGTACTGATTACGCGTTTCGGCCTCAGCGAAGAGTTTGACTTTGCGCAGTTTGCCGGCAGTGGTGGCGTGTCGGCTCCGCCGGATCCTGACGCCATGACCAACAAGGTGCACCTCAATATCCGGGTGACCTCATCGCCGCAGCTTGATTTCCAGAACTCGTACGCCAAGCTTGCCGGTAAGGTAGACCTGCGCGTCGTGGGCACGCTGGCCGTTCCTTCCGTGCTGGGACGCGTGTCGATTACCGATGGCAGTGCAAGCTTCGCAGGTGTGCAGTACCAGTTGCAGCGCGGCGATGTCTACTTCAATAACCCGGTGCGAATCGATCCTGTCATCGATCTGGATGCGACGGCGCGCGTCAGCAACTACGACATCACCATCGGCCTGCACGGTACATCGACCAGCCTGAAACCGACCTATCGCTCGGAACCGCCACTCAGCGAGGCGGATATCTTCGCCCTGTTGGCTCTGGGACGGACCCAGGAACAGGCCCAGATCTACCAGGAGCAGCAACTGCGGAGCGGAACTGATCCGACGACCTCGGCACTGCTCGGAAGCGCACTGAATGCGACCGTCAGCAACAGGGTATCGAAGCTGTTTGGTGGAGCGGGAAGCGTGAAGATTGACCCCTCCTACACCGGTGCTGTGGGTAACTCGTCGGCCCGCATCACGATTGAAGAGCAGCTATCGCGACAGTTGACGGTGGTCTTTGCCACGAACGTGAACTCGTCCGCACGGCAGTTAATCCAGCTTCAATATCAGGTGAACCGTAATAATGCGATCGTCGCCACCCGCGATGAAAACGGTGTTTTCAGCATCGTTTACAAGATCCGGCAGCGCTACAAGTAA